Proteins encoded together in one Methanocella sp. window:
- a CDS encoding 2-amino-3,7-dideoxy-D-threo-hept-6-ulosonate synthase, giving the protein MNVGKSIRLEKIFDRRTKKTVMVPVDHGITLGPVKGLVNIREVMRCATEGGANALIMHKGIVKDCYVNCPKTSGLIIHLSASTSLSVDPDHKILITTPDEALRLGADAVSVHVNIGSEKEDVMLKDAGAVSRECEALGLPMLAMMYPRGKNIHNQYDPELIAHVCRVGSEMGADVVKTNYTGDPDTFRQVIKGCSVPVIAAGGMKTSTDLELLERISGAMEAGSAGVAIGRNVFMHETPTLMVRRISAIVHDAVSPKEAMEIRS; this is encoded by the coding sequence ATGAATGTTGGCAAATCAATAAGACTGGAAAAAATTTTTGACCGCCGGACGAAGAAGACCGTTATGGTGCCAGTGGACCACGGCATAACCCTTGGCCCGGTGAAAGGGCTCGTGAACATCAGGGAAGTCATGCGGTGCGCCACCGAAGGCGGCGCGAACGCGCTCATCATGCACAAGGGCATCGTGAAGGACTGCTATGTGAATTGCCCAAAGACTTCGGGGCTGATCATACATTTATCAGCGAGCACGAGCCTGAGCGTGGACCCGGACCATAAGATACTCATCACGACGCCGGACGAGGCTTTACGGCTTGGCGCGGACGCCGTTTCCGTCCACGTGAACATCGGGTCGGAGAAAGAGGACGTCATGCTCAAAGACGCGGGCGCGGTCTCCCGGGAGTGCGAGGCGCTGGGGCTGCCCATGCTCGCCATGATGTACCCGAGGGGCAAGAATATCCATAACCAGTACGATCCCGAGCTGATCGCCCACGTATGCCGCGTAGGTTCCGAAATGGGCGCCGACGTCGTGAAGACCAACTACACCGGGGACCCGGATACGTTCAGGCAGGTCATAAAAGGCTGCTCCGTGCCGGTCATCGCGGCGGGCGGCATGAAGACGAGCACCGACCTGGAGCTTCTCGAGCGCATCAGCGGCGCGATGGAAGCAGGCTCTGCCGGCGTCGCCATAGGGAGAAACGTGTTCATGCACGAGACCCCGACACTTATGGTCCGCCGCATCAGCGCCATCGTCCATGACGCGGTGAGCCCGAAAGAGGCGATGGAGATCAGGAGCTAA